The Streptomyces sp. NBC_01244 genome contains a region encoding:
- a CDS encoding aminotransferase class I/II-fold pyridoxal phosphate-dependent enzyme, whose amino-acid sequence MTDIAIVGLGCRFPGAPDIRTYWKLLMSAERQFSAVPGERWNHGTFHEPGNRSAPNASYTDQVAFLEDLDRFDAAHYGVPPARARAMDPQHRLMLDVTREALADAGMGRGDFDRENTGVFFGISVSDYKDLMTAPLRAITLAEDAHAADDGAEAAGAADAAKERARQLGTIDAFTLPGSLLNMAAGTVSRHFDLGGPSFAVDAACSGSLVALDQAIAQVRSGSCRIALVGGVYLNLTPDSLVGFSRLRALSAAGVCRPFDAEADGFVLGEGAGVVVIRPLADALAEGDRVYAVIKGIGSANDGASPGPLVPTAEGQLRAMRRAYEDAGVAPSSVGFLEAHGTGTAAGDRAESEALRRLRTEYPDDDPALCYLGAGKALIGHSLAAAGIAGLIKTALVVHHRTIVPQPTTTLHPDLGISAAGLRFAASALPFPETGAGTPRRAAVSSFGFGGTNVHVVLEERQPDTAPGRLPDRTEDAGGTGSTGNTEDAGPHLVLLSAGNAELLDRHIGDVLDALDTADRGPLAAVAHTLGSREPLTARLAIVAAGTDAFVERLRHAREQLLAGARGDLGEGAFAADAPLPAAQRRVAFLFPGQGSQRPGMMRDLHQRFPAFRSAVAVLDAVARGDVGFDLSDLLYGDEARSHGDTEELRKRLAATDVCQPLLGTVQIATTRVLADCGIRPDLALGHSAGEFAAAAAAGALTSVDTVRLLVHRGATLRQAESRFPGGMLAVQTDEETCRRLTNGIDGVWLACFNQPRQIVVSGTPEGLAALCEACAEAGIVTAALDVSRAFHSPHLAAVEDTIRSGLTARPIACPVVPFVSSVNGEVCSDPGRLRELWTRHASAPVLFGDAVRTAYDQGARVFLQVTGGNSLLTSVRRNLTGHGDVHVVPVEGTADGGRTFVLALARLAVLGVPVDPRALIAEEDRRLLDLPVAGLATQSYWVPARRTAKQAPAAASLPAQPVQPVQPVEPAQPEETSMNAPTYDPANPPMDELLQLVRQQAELLARITATLPAPMATGAAVPAAAVPEESEVPAAAPADLPAPHAAADEVTSEVTGAVLAQVARISAFPVEQLSNDQLLIDDLGFDSLMLTDLFASLNRQWPQWAFDERAADRPTVARLAASITGACPDATAAAAVPGPRAGHGDGTPSAAVADLPQVAMAPAPPAAADSPRLRVVPTPAGRPTDDPAAPEEHTRIDRFPEVAAHGERIGTLAGLGLANPYFLVHEAGMTDTTVIDGRELVSFSSYNYLGMATDPKVKTAAQDAVERYGTSVSASRLLSGSRPLHLELETELAGLLGCESALTLANGHATNVTVIGHLIGPGDLVLHDSLAHDSILQGCKLSGATRRPFPHNDAAALDALLAQVRHQYRRVLIVIEGVYSMDGDIADLPALLEVKHRHGALLMIDEAHSIGTIGATGRGIGEYHGTDRSAVDLWSGTLSKALASCGGYVAGSRTVIEYLRYTVPGFVYSAGMTPADTAASLTALRLLRAEPERVARLSRNAALFVRLAREAGVDVGDSHDTPVVPCIVGDSLKTLKLAEALFRQGISVNPILYPAVPEEMARLRFFITSDHTPGQIRQAVTALERELRQLDADTATAASPAA is encoded by the coding sequence ATGACTGACATCGCCATCGTCGGACTCGGCTGCCGCTTTCCGGGCGCCCCCGACATCCGCACCTACTGGAAGCTCCTGATGAGCGCGGAGCGTCAGTTCTCCGCCGTCCCGGGGGAACGCTGGAACCACGGGACCTTCCACGAGCCGGGCAACCGGTCGGCCCCCAACGCCTCGTACACCGACCAGGTCGCCTTCCTGGAGGACCTGGACCGCTTCGACGCCGCGCACTACGGCGTACCGCCCGCTCGCGCCCGGGCCATGGACCCGCAGCACCGGCTGATGCTCGACGTCACACGCGAGGCGCTCGCCGACGCGGGGATGGGCCGCGGCGACTTCGACCGCGAGAACACCGGGGTGTTCTTCGGAATATCGGTGTCCGACTACAAGGACCTCATGACGGCCCCCCTCCGGGCCATCACCCTGGCCGAGGACGCGCACGCGGCGGACGACGGGGCCGAGGCCGCAGGCGCCGCCGACGCCGCCAAGGAGCGGGCGCGGCAGCTCGGCACCATCGACGCCTTCACTCTGCCGGGGAGCCTCCTCAACATGGCGGCCGGGACCGTCAGCCGCCACTTCGACCTCGGCGGTCCCAGCTTCGCCGTCGACGCAGCATGCTCCGGTTCGCTGGTCGCCCTCGACCAGGCGATCGCCCAGGTGCGATCCGGCAGCTGCCGGATCGCCCTCGTGGGCGGCGTGTACCTCAACCTCACCCCCGACAGCCTGGTCGGCTTCTCCCGGCTGCGCGCCCTGTCCGCCGCCGGGGTGTGCCGCCCCTTCGACGCGGAGGCCGACGGCTTCGTCCTCGGCGAAGGCGCCGGTGTCGTCGTCATACGGCCGCTGGCCGACGCGCTGGCCGAAGGCGACCGCGTCTACGCGGTGATCAAGGGCATCGGCTCGGCCAACGACGGCGCCTCCCCCGGACCGCTGGTCCCCACCGCCGAAGGCCAGCTGCGCGCCATGCGCCGGGCCTACGAGGACGCGGGCGTCGCGCCCTCCTCCGTGGGCTTCCTGGAGGCCCACGGCACCGGCACCGCGGCCGGGGACCGGGCCGAGTCCGAGGCCCTGCGCCGACTGCGCACCGAGTACCCGGACGACGACCCCGCCCTGTGCTACCTCGGCGCGGGCAAGGCCCTGATCGGGCACTCCCTGGCCGCGGCGGGCATCGCGGGCCTGATCAAGACGGCCCTGGTCGTCCACCACCGCACGATCGTGCCGCAGCCGACCACCACCCTCCACCCCGACCTGGGCATCTCCGCGGCCGGCCTGCGCTTCGCCGCCTCCGCGCTGCCCTTCCCGGAGACCGGCGCCGGCACCCCGCGCCGGGCCGCCGTCAGCTCGTTCGGCTTCGGCGGCACGAACGTCCACGTGGTGCTGGAGGAGCGTCAGCCCGACACCGCCCCCGGTCGCCTCCCGGACCGCACCGAAGACGCCGGGGGAACCGGAAGCACCGGAAACACCGAAGACGCCGGACCCCACCTCGTCCTCCTCTCGGCCGGCAACGCCGAACTCCTGGACCGGCACATCGGCGACGTGCTCGACGCGCTCGACACCGCGGACCGCGGACCGCTGGCCGCCGTGGCCCACACCCTCGGCTCCCGGGAACCGCTGACGGCCCGGCTCGCGATCGTCGCCGCCGGCACGGACGCGTTCGTCGAGCGGCTGCGCCACGCCCGTGAGCAGCTCCTGGCAGGCGCCCGCGGCGACCTCGGCGAGGGCGCCTTCGCCGCCGACGCCCCCCTGCCGGCCGCGCAGCGCCGCGTGGCCTTCCTCTTCCCCGGTCAGGGCAGCCAGCGGCCGGGCATGATGCGGGACCTCCACCAGCGGTTCCCCGCCTTCCGGTCGGCCGTCGCCGTCCTCGACGCCGTGGCCCGCGGGGACGTCGGCTTCGACCTCTCCGACCTGCTGTACGGCGATGAGGCCCGGTCCCACGGCGACACCGAGGAGCTCAGGAAGCGGCTCGCCGCCACCGATGTGTGCCAGCCCCTGCTCGGTACCGTCCAGATCGCCACCACCCGCGTCCTCGCGGACTGCGGCATCCGTCCCGACCTCGCTCTCGGCCACAGCGCCGGGGAGTTCGCCGCGGCCGCGGCCGCGGGAGCACTCACCAGCGTGGACACGGTCCGGCTGCTGGTCCACCGGGGTGCGACGCTCCGGCAGGCCGAGTCCCGCTTCCCGGGCGGGATGCTCGCCGTGCAGACCGACGAGGAGACCTGCCGCCGGCTCACGAACGGGATCGACGGAGTCTGGCTCGCCTGCTTCAACCAGCCGCGACAGATCGTGGTCAGCGGCACGCCGGAGGGTCTCGCCGCCCTGTGCGAGGCCTGCGCGGAAGCCGGGATCGTCACGGCGGCGCTCGACGTGTCCCGTGCCTTCCACTCACCGCACCTGGCCGCCGTCGAGGACACCATCCGCTCGGGCCTCACCGCCCGCCCGATCGCCTGCCCCGTCGTGCCGTTCGTCTCGTCCGTGAACGGGGAGGTCTGCAGCGACCCCGGCCGGCTGCGCGAGCTGTGGACCCGGCACGCGTCCGCGCCGGTCCTCTTCGGGGATGCCGTCCGCACCGCCTACGACCAGGGCGCCCGCGTCTTCCTCCAGGTGACGGGCGGCAACTCGCTCCTCACCTCGGTCCGCCGCAACCTCACCGGCCACGGCGACGTCCACGTCGTCCCCGTCGAGGGGACGGCCGACGGCGGGCGCACCTTCGTCCTGGCCCTCGCCCGGCTCGCGGTCCTGGGCGTCCCGGTCGACCCGCGCGCCCTGATCGCCGAGGAGGACCGCCGGCTGCTGGACCTGCCGGTGGCCGGGCTCGCCACCCAGTCCTACTGGGTGCCTGCCAGGCGCACCGCGAAGCAGGCTCCCGCCGCCGCCTCCCTCCCGGCGCAGCCCGTACAGCCCGTACAGCCCGTAGAGCCGGCACAGCCCGAGGAGACCTCGATGAACGCCCCGACGTACGACCCGGCGAACCCCCCGATGGACGAACTGCTCCAGCTGGTCCGGCAGCAGGCGGAGCTGCTCGCCCGCATCACGGCGACGCTCCCCGCCCCGATGGCCACCGGCGCGGCCGTACCCGCTGCCGCAGTCCCCGAGGAGTCCGAGGTGCCCGCCGCCGCCCCTGCCGACCTGCCCGCCCCGCACGCGGCGGCCGACGAGGTCACCAGTGAGGTCACCGGGGCCGTGCTCGCGCAGGTGGCCCGGATCAGCGCCTTCCCGGTGGAGCAGCTGAGCAACGACCAGCTGCTGATCGACGACCTCGGATTCGACTCGCTGATGCTGACCGACCTGTTCGCCTCCCTCAACCGGCAGTGGCCGCAGTGGGCCTTCGACGAGCGGGCCGCGGACCGGCCGACCGTCGCCCGGCTCGCCGCGTCGATCACGGGCGCCTGCCCGGACGCCACGGCGGCGGCGGCCGTCCCCGGACCGCGCGCCGGACACGGTGACGGGACCCCGTCGGCGGCTGTCGCCGACCTGCCGCAGGTCGCGATGGCGCCCGCCCCGCCCGCGGCAGCGGACTCCCCCCGCCTGCGCGTGGTCCCGACGCCCGCGGGCCGGCCGACGGACGACCCGGCCGCGCCGGAGGAGCACACGCGGATCGACCGCTTCCCGGAGGTCGCCGCCCACGGTGAGCGGATCGGCACGCTCGCCGGGCTGGGACTCGCCAATCCGTACTTCCTCGTCCACGAGGCCGGTATGACGGACACGACGGTCATCGACGGCCGGGAACTCGTCTCCTTCTCCAGCTACAACTACCTGGGCATGGCGACCGACCCGAAGGTGAAGACGGCCGCCCAGGACGCGGTCGAGCGCTACGGCACCTCGGTGTCGGCCAGCCGGCTGCTCTCCGGCAGCCGACCGCTCCACCTCGAACTCGAAACGGAACTCGCCGGCCTGCTGGGATGCGAATCCGCACTCACCCTCGCCAATGGACACGCCACCAACGTCACCGTGATCGGGCACCTCATCGGGCCCGGGGACCTCGTCCTCCACGACTCCCTCGCCCACGACAGCATCCTGCAGGGCTGCAAGCTCTCCGGCGCCACACGACGCCCGTTCCCCCACAACGACGCGGCCGCACTCGACGCCCTCCTCGCACAGGTCCGCCACCAATATCGGAGGGTGCTCATCGTCATCGAGGGCGTCTACAGCATGGACGGCGACATCGCCGACCTGCCCGCCCTCCTCGAGGTCAAACACCGCCACGGCGCGCTGCTGATGATCGACGAGGCCCACAGCATCGGCACGATCGGCGCGACCGGGCGCGGCATCGGCGAGTACCACGGCACCGACCGCTCGGCCGTCGATCTGTGGTCGGGCACGCTGTCCAAGGCCCTGGCCAGCTGCGGCGGCTACGTCGCCGGGAGCCGCACGGTCATCGAGTACCTGCGCTACACCGTGCCCGGATTCGTCTACAGCGCCGGCATGACCCCGGCCGACACCGCCGCCTCCTTGACGGCCCTGCGCCTGCTGCGTGCCGAGCCGGAGCGGGTGGCACGCCTTTCGCGGAACGCGGCCCTGTTCGTCCGCCTGGCGCGCGAGGCGGGGGTCGACGTCGGGGACAGCCACGACACGCCGGTCGTCCCCTGCATCGTCGGGGACTCGCTGAAGACCCTGAAGCTCGCAGAGGCCCTCTTCCGGCAGGGCATCAGCGTCAACCCCATCCTCTACCCGGCCGTACCGGAGGAAATGGCCCGGCTGCGCTTCTTCATCACCAGTGACCACACGCCCGGCCAGATCCGGCAGGCCGTGACCGCGCTGGAGCGCGAACTGCGGCAGCTGGACGCGGACACGGCCACCGCCGCGTCCCCCGCCGCGTGA
- a CDS encoding SRPBCC family protein encodes MPRTLTVSDSIVVNVRPTEVYRHLSDPARMGDWSPENLGATVHGGAREPSVGMVFDGRNKRGAFRWTTRCTVTALEPDRLFRFRVHAIGVRRPRLQGPIATWEYRFEPVPEGTRVTETWTDDRRSWPDFVANTFDRVATGGSVFADFQRRNIGTTLRNLKKALETG; translated from the coding sequence ATGCCCCGTACGCTGACGGTGTCCGACAGCATCGTCGTCAATGTCCGTCCCACAGAGGTCTACCGGCACCTATCCGATCCTGCACGGATGGGTGACTGGAGCCCCGAGAACCTCGGTGCCACCGTGCACGGGGGCGCCCGGGAACCGAGCGTCGGCATGGTCTTCGACGGGCGGAACAAACGGGGCGCCTTCCGCTGGACCACCCGGTGCACGGTGACGGCACTCGAGCCGGACAGGTTGTTCCGGTTCCGGGTGCATGCCATCGGTGTCAGGCGGCCGCGGCTGCAGGGTCCCATCGCCACGTGGGAGTACCGCTTCGAGCCTGTTCCCGAGGGGACCCGGGTGACCGAGACGTGGACCGACGACCGCCGGTCGTGGCCTGACTTCGTGGCGAACACCTTCGACCGGGTGGCGACGGGCGGGAGCGTCTTCGCCGATTTCCAGCGCAGGAACATCGGCACGACCCTGCGCAACCTCAAGAAGGCTTTGGAAACCGGCTGA
- a CDS encoding LIC_13387 family protein, translating to MSATTPSVLGQKPEPLRPFKVGVGGFLLLGTGHLALAAAAAWADPTPQQEASSAAMRATSMTLMGLERTTLEVVHGMSSAMALFVISCALLALFAARHSPALIERRTAFGWTLLAASLVGLAVSALFLPPPPIIVLTVTSCAFALSLRRAAS from the coding sequence ATGAGCGCGACCACCCCTTCAGTCCTCGGGCAAAAGCCCGAGCCGCTGCGACCCTTCAAGGTCGGGGTCGGGGGCTTCTTGCTCCTGGGTACGGGACACCTCGCCCTTGCCGCCGCAGCGGCCTGGGCCGATCCGACCCCGCAGCAAGAAGCCTCGTCGGCCGCCATGCGGGCCACGAGCATGACGCTGATGGGTCTGGAACGCACCACCCTCGAAGTCGTCCATGGCATGAGTTCCGCCATGGCCCTGTTCGTCATATCCTGCGCGCTCCTCGCCCTGTTCGCCGCCCGGCACTCCCCGGCCTTGATCGAACGCCGCACCGCCTTCGGGTGGACGCTCCTCGCCGCCTCACTCGTCGGCCTGGCGGTATCCGCCCTCTTCCTGCCCCCGCCACCGATCATCGTCCTCACCGTCACCAGCTGCGCCTTCGCCCTGTCCCTGCGCCGGGCGGCATCCTGA
- a CDS encoding helix-turn-helix domain-containing protein, whose product MSNGGFAARLHALRTGAGLSQEELAQAAGMSVRALSDLERGRSRGPQRRTVQALATALGLDGPAAAELEHTASLGRPRPRPRTRPCSEAGPAARPEAPPVPHHPLQLPRDLGDFTARGFALNRLRALAEHLDPAHPPVVVVSGQPGLGKTAFAVHAAHALTPHFPHGQYAIDLRGMDPRPTPPRDALARLLRALGAAGNAIPTTTEDRSGLLRSLLRDRRILLLLDNAADENQVRPLLSGHSPSLTLITSRNALAGLEAVHRPELALLRREEAVELLTRVIGAERVSRESQAARDLADLCGNLPLAVRIAAQRLAARPGEHLAKLVTQLAESTTRLDTLQAGSLQVRAAFALSYRQLPPPTRTVFRRAALAAGPDFSPQSAALLAGLPLRQAATCAQDLIDAGLLQPHPTADRYRFHDLLRLFAAEQLAEEDGPEHTAGAQNRADLWTLHRATAAAQLFDTAPHPDTSPTPDPDPATAPADHEQARVWLEAEKAQWLAALGRAQARGLHQQVIDTAEAMHWFSDRTSHWEAWAQVFQWAVDSARALGSRRDEAVHLNYLAWAYNMCLYDHTAALTCAQAALVAACESADQLQIGWALGYAAGALHRLGRTDESIAWLREAADHLGQQTGAESRLAELTALNSLGQQLRQTGRAQEALAIHRRSEAICHTGVPGKPRELIGLYLAVTRQHIGNDLAALNRWNEAEHLLRYALTHFQAAQMPAWSEPARLDLGIVLLHLNRHHEAHTVLTTAHEALVRLNNPRSSEAADHLRQVHLNGDIAPDARQSPPWA is encoded by the coding sequence ATGAGCAACGGGGGGTTCGCCGCGCGCCTGCATGCCCTGCGAACGGGTGCGGGGCTGAGTCAGGAGGAACTGGCGCAGGCCGCGGGGATGAGCGTGCGGGCCCTTTCGGACCTGGAGCGCGGACGCTCCCGGGGGCCGCAGCGCCGCACCGTACAGGCCCTCGCCACCGCCCTGGGCCTGGACGGTCCGGCCGCCGCCGAACTGGAACACACCGCCAGCCTCGGCCGACCCCGACCCCGACCCCGAACCCGCCCTTGCTCGGAAGCCGGGCCCGCCGCCCGGCCGGAGGCACCGCCGGTCCCGCACCACCCCCTCCAACTGCCACGCGATCTAGGTGACTTCACTGCCCGCGGCTTTGCCCTGAACCGGCTCCGTGCCTTGGCCGAACACCTCGACCCCGCTCACCCACCCGTTGTAGTGGTCAGCGGACAGCCCGGCCTCGGCAAGACCGCATTCGCCGTCCACGCCGCCCACGCCCTCACCCCCCACTTCCCGCACGGCCAGTACGCCATCGACCTGCGCGGCATGGACCCCCGCCCCACCCCGCCGCGCGACGCGCTCGCCCGGCTCCTGCGCGCCCTCGGCGCCGCCGGCAACGCCATCCCCACCACCACCGAGGACCGCAGCGGCCTCCTGCGCTCCTTGCTGCGCGACCGCCGGATCCTCCTCCTCCTGGACAACGCCGCCGACGAGAACCAAGTCCGCCCCCTGTTGTCCGGCCACAGCCCCTCCCTCACCCTCATCACCAGCCGCAACGCCCTGGCGGGCCTCGAAGCGGTCCACCGCCCCGAACTCGCACTGCTGCGCCGCGAGGAAGCCGTCGAACTCCTCACCCGCGTCATCGGAGCCGAACGGGTGAGCCGCGAGAGCCAGGCCGCCCGCGACCTCGCCGACCTGTGCGGAAACCTCCCGCTGGCGGTCCGCATCGCCGCGCAGCGTCTCGCCGCCCGGCCGGGCGAACACCTCGCCAAACTCGTCACCCAGCTCGCCGAAAGCACCACCCGCCTGGACACCCTGCAAGCCGGGTCGCTACAGGTCCGCGCCGCGTTCGCCCTGTCCTACCGGCAACTGCCCCCACCCACCCGCACCGTCTTCCGCCGCGCGGCGCTCGCCGCCGGCCCCGACTTCAGCCCCCAGAGCGCAGCCCTGCTGGCAGGGCTGCCCTTACGGCAAGCCGCCACATGTGCACAGGACCTCATCGACGCAGGCCTGCTCCAGCCGCACCCCACCGCCGACCGCTACCGCTTCCACGACCTCCTGCGCCTCTTCGCCGCCGAACAACTCGCAGAAGAGGACGGGCCCGAGCACACCGCCGGCGCCCAGAACCGGGCCGACCTCTGGACACTGCACCGCGCGACCGCCGCGGCCCAACTCTTCGATACCGCGCCCCACCCCGACACCAGCCCCACCCCCGACCCGGATCCCGCCACCGCGCCCGCCGACCACGAACAGGCGCGGGTCTGGCTGGAGGCCGAGAAGGCCCAGTGGCTCGCCGCCCTGGGCCGCGCCCAGGCCAGGGGCCTGCACCAACAGGTCATCGATACCGCCGAGGCGATGCACTGGTTCTCCGACCGCACCTCGCACTGGGAAGCATGGGCACAGGTCTTCCAGTGGGCCGTCGACTCCGCCCGCGCCCTGGGCAGCAGACGCGACGAGGCCGTCCACCTCAACTACCTGGCCTGGGCCTACAACATGTGTCTCTACGACCACACCGCCGCCCTGACCTGCGCACAGGCCGCCCTGGTCGCAGCGTGCGAAAGCGCCGACCAGCTCCAGATCGGATGGGCCCTGGGCTACGCCGCCGGCGCCCTCCACCGGCTCGGGCGAACCGACGAGTCCATCGCCTGGCTCCGAGAAGCCGCCGACCACCTCGGCCAGCAGACCGGCGCGGAGAGCCGCCTTGCCGAACTCACCGCCCTCAACTCCCTTGGCCAGCAGCTGCGCCAGACGGGCCGCGCCCAGGAGGCCCTGGCCATCCACCGACGCAGCGAAGCCATCTGCCACACCGGCGTCCCGGGAAAGCCCCGGGAACTGATCGGCCTCTACCTCGCGGTAACCCGCCAGCACATCGGCAACGATCTCGCCGCCCTCAACCGATGGAACGAAGCAGAACATCTCCTGCGCTACGCCCTCACCCACTTCCAGGCGGCGCAGATGCCCGCCTGGAGCGAACCTGCCCGCCTCGACCTCGGCATCGTCCTGCTCCACCTCAACCGGCACCACGAAGCCCACACGGTTCTGACCACCGCTCACGAGGCGCTCGTCCGGCTGAACAACCCCCGCAGCTCCGAAGCCGCCGACCACCTCCGCCAAGTCCACCTGAACGGCGACATCGCACCCGACGCCCGGCAGTCTCCTCCATGGGCCTGA
- a CDS encoding RICIN domain-containing protein yields MLERGFRVLRRLALPVLPLLFLAATLPTPTAAVAASGSKYGDARLDQWSSLTTHNSYADSGIAPPRNQSRNISRQLDDGVRGLMLDTYDIAYDQEGNVDLMLCHSTFSCHETFRSGLGRVVDFLKAHPDEVVTVFLENYASRASLTQAVTDVLEAENAKNLLFSPSQYDIDKRNWPRLRDMVSDNRRLVVFQDRWGEDVPVKSSDGTKEYGRLMYTWNRTVETLYDYDGRPSGCASRNGNPVGQNPMPGTALTPLFTMNQFDSSVLNPEAKAPGDNGSALKNRIDKECRPAAGRNPNYVAVNFYEHSDTGGVTPMSVVNELNRNAHIFPPHPALWTVTSNRQFIGQTYETTAPNRCMVRGENFPDGTGGVMTQRACASPAPSSQQWTVPLPPYDSKNYYWIKAGNGNCLTIPWNLGVPPGNGMQLFWWPCESRWASSNQLWEVMPAEQYGGRRAFYFINQWTGKCLTLDPATTGGKAGKVTQDVCPTRG; encoded by the coding sequence ATGCTTGAAAGAGGCTTCCGCGTACTGCGAAGGCTGGCCCTACCCGTCCTGCCGCTGCTCTTCCTGGCCGCGACGCTGCCCACTCCCACGGCCGCCGTGGCGGCGTCCGGGAGCAAGTACGGAGACGCCCGCCTCGACCAGTGGTCGTCGCTGACCACCCACAACTCCTACGCGGACTCGGGGATCGCGCCGCCGAGGAACCAGTCGCGCAACATTTCCCGGCAGCTGGACGACGGCGTGCGCGGGCTGATGCTCGACACCTACGACATTGCCTACGACCAGGAGGGCAACGTCGATCTGATGCTGTGCCACTCCACGTTCTCCTGCCACGAGACCTTTCGCAGCGGGCTCGGCAGGGTGGTGGACTTCCTCAAGGCCCACCCGGACGAAGTGGTCACGGTCTTCCTGGAGAACTACGCCAGCCGCGCGTCCCTCACCCAGGCGGTCACCGACGTGCTGGAGGCCGAGAACGCCAAGAACCTGCTGTTCTCGCCCAGCCAGTACGACATCGACAAGCGGAACTGGCCGCGGCTGCGCGACATGGTCTCCGACAACCGCCGCCTGGTGGTGTTCCAGGACCGGTGGGGAGAGGACGTTCCGGTCAAGTCCAGTGACGGGACCAAGGAATACGGGCGCCTCATGTACACGTGGAACCGTACGGTGGAGACCCTCTACGACTACGACGGCCGGCCCAGCGGCTGCGCGTCGCGCAACGGCAACCCGGTGGGGCAGAACCCCATGCCGGGCACGGCCCTGACACCGCTGTTCACCATGAACCAGTTCGACTCGAGCGTGCTGAACCCCGAGGCCAAGGCGCCGGGCGACAACGGCTCGGCCCTGAAGAACCGCATCGACAAGGAGTGCCGTCCCGCCGCGGGCCGCAACCCCAACTACGTCGCGGTCAACTTCTACGAGCACAGCGACACCGGCGGCGTCACCCCGATGTCCGTGGTCAACGAACTCAACCGCAACGCCCACATCTTCCCGCCGCACCCGGCCCTGTGGACCGTCACCTCGAACAGGCAGTTCATCGGCCAGACCTACGAGACCACCGCCCCGAACCGCTGCATGGTGCGCGGCGAGAACTTCCCCGACGGCACGGGCGGCGTGATGACGCAGCGGGCCTGCGCCAGCCCGGCGCCCAGCAGCCAGCAGTGGACGGTGCCCCTGCCGCCCTACGACAGCAAGAACTACTACTGGATCAAGGCGGGCAACGGCAACTGCCTCACCATCCCGTGGAACCTGGGAGTGCCGCCCGGCAACGGCATGCAGCTGTTCTGGTGGCCGTGCGAGAGCCGGTGGGCCTCGTCCAACCAGCTGTGGGAGGTCATGCCGGCAGAGCAGTACGGCGGCAGGCGCGCCTTCTACTTCATCAACCAGTGGACCGGCAAGTGCCTGACCCTGGACCCGGCGACGACCGGCGGCAAGGCCGGCAAGGTCACGCAGGACGTCTGCCCGACCCGCGGATGA
- a CDS encoding FG-GAP repeat protein — protein MSSNTLAARTSSSAADLDGDGFSDLVVGTPFGRRQSLPAADLRGGSPGRSRKGPTSAGGTAWSSPRPPCWLGVERAAGPGRRASRCPGPPTPPSGNRYRTPAPVPTTVLTPGERHA, from the coding sequence ATGAGCTCGAACACTCTAGCGGCCCGCACATCGAGCTCTGCCGCGGACCTTGACGGCGACGGGTTCTCCGACCTCGTCGTGGGCACTCCCTTTGGCCGCCGACAGTCGCTGCCGGCCGCCGACCTTCGCGGCGGATCGCCCGGCAGAAGTAGGAAGGGCCCTACTTCTGCCGGTGGAACCGCATGGTCCAGCCCGCGCCCACCGTGTTGGCTCGGCGTGGAACGGGCGGCGGGGCCGGGCCGCCGGGCGTCACGATGCCCGGGGCCGCCCACACCGCCGTCCGGCAACCGGTACCGCACGCCCGCTCCGGTTCCGACGACCGTTTTGACCCCTGGGGAACGACATGCTTGA